A region of the Chaetodon trifascialis isolate fChaTrf1 chromosome 7, fChaTrf1.hap1, whole genome shotgun sequence genome:
ACATTCGTCTGTTTCTCACAGCTTTTTCTCAGGTACTGTGCTTCTATTAttaggtttcttttttttctcagcttaTTCTCAACCACTGATCACGCCTTTCATTTATCTTTTCCAGGTTAACTGTGACTCATACCCACACCATAAACTCATGCCCTTTGAGCCCTCCTTTTTGATTACAGTCATTTGTGCCAAATCTAACCTGTGTCCTACAAACCTACAGTGCCACAACAAAACCCAGCAGCACTTGTTACAACCATGCTGAATACACTCCCCTGACGACCAGCAGGTTTTGTGTTTGTAGTTATTGATTATTGTGGATTGTCTGGCAAACTATCAACGTGGTGCTGTAGAAATTAAGCGTACACTGTGGATGTTGGCAAACTGTTGTTACAATAAAGATAATTTACATAAGATATTTATGGTAAGAGTACCTACAGTATGTAAGGTGACATTTTTGTATCAGTAGTTATTGTTTAAATATGTTTGCATTCCCATATATTGCACAAGCTGTTAAGCAttcatgtaaataaaataaacatttgaaaatTGTCACTTCATGATTCACAGTTTCACTTCATATTTGGCTATGTTTAAACCGCTAACTTTTAAATGAGCTCCTAATTAAGCTGCAGTTTAGTCTCCTGGTTTCCtagtttttatatttctttctgAAGTATGGAGTAGGCTTACAGCAAATATGCAGAGTCTTTGGAGGAAAAGCAGGAGCCAAACTTTTGAACCAACTACTGAAAAAATGAATCGGCAACTATTTTGgtaactgattaatcatttcggtcatttttcaaggaaaaatgtcaaaaaatttTCTGGCTCCAGCTTCCTAAATGTAATGGTTTCCTGctcttctttgtcatttatgataGCAAATGAAGAGTCTTCAGGTTTTTGAGTATTGGTTGGACAAAGTAAGTAATCTGAAtacgtcactttgggctcacgAAaattgtgatgagcatttttcacaaaTAATTTTACTGACTCAATGATTAATCATcaaaataattggcagatttAACAATAATGTTGTCAGAGGGAAACCCGTGCACTTCATCATATTGTAATATTTTGTCTCCACTGTGCTTCTTATTTCCTTCTGTGAACTCTTCTCAGTTGATATGAAACAAAATCACTCTTCATTTGATTTCATATATTTTAATGTAACTGGTGTGATTGATAATGGtagaaaatatttcaaaaaggGATCCCTGGCTACAGAAACTATGTATATTCCACATCATATTTCAGACACCATTATACAAGtatacacatacagtgtgtAACAGGATACATGTCTTTAGTCCATGTGGCATCACTGCTGAAATGGACATTTGGCCCAACGCTTTATAACGCTGTTATATCCATTCAAAGTCCATTAAAAAATGTCCATGTGCTCTACTGTCTCTGCCTGGTCAACAGCAGTAGTTCATTGTCTGTTTGTCACAGGACACCCCACACTTCCTCAAAGGCAGAGCAAATCTTGGCAGAGGTCAGTGCTGCAGACAGGGGGTAGTTACTGATGGACACAGTCTTCTCTGTGTAGTCCACATTCACCTGATAAAGACACAGAGATCAGTTAGACATATATTTGACGCTTACGGCAGTGAATCAGCTTCCATCTTGGGCTATTTCTCACCGCTCCATGTGCAAATGCTCCAATCACCACAGCAGCCGGTCCCTCTGGCACCAAAGACCGGGGACAGACAGCCTCTCCAGCCGAGAAGGAGGTGGATATGCGGGGGCAGCCAGGAGGCAGGTGGTCAGACACTGGGTTTTTAATCATCCTCAGAAGCTTCTGCGGACCATCAGCAGCCCTGACACTCAGTTTGTGCAGCAGTTGAACTAAGacataagaagaagaagagagagggattAGTAGAAGGAGAGGGGTAGTTAAGGATATATTACCATAACACAGGTGAGTCAGACTGGCTGCTTTGTACTACAAAAAGATCAACTCCACATGCACAGCTCATACACAGAAAGCATTCAACACCGGTAGTTTACCCATAAGGCCGCAGAAACGAGTGAAGGTTCTTGGAATGCGGGTCTGTGGGTTGATCTCTATTAAGGCgtttttctctgtgtggatGTAAACCTGCAACAGGCCTGCCCTGTTCAGTGGACTGTCCATTAACATGAGCAGACACTGGCAAAAGGAAATGTGATACTCAAGTTAAAAGTTATTTATACAGCTGTTTATCACAGGTATTGAAGAACATAAGAAAAAACTGTCAGACAATATCAGAATAAGAATACTTcgatccctgaggggaaattagGGAATTTCAGTACAATAAGCAGGTACACCAGTGGGGTTTTTCATGGTAACTGTCAGTAATACGTGAAGCATTAAAGAGAGATATGACTGCTGCCCTATTATTTCAGTAATCTAAGAccaaagctgctgctcaggggTTCAGAGTTCAGAGGGAATATTGATTCTAAAGACAATATTTTAAGGTCGAACAACTCTGGATTTTTTATATCCATTTTGACACTCATGTTTGAGAGTTAAACAACATGCTGATGACAGATCAGCCAATATggttttaaagaaaaacacaggatgaaaaaacacttttgagAAGGATCCCTTAAATTATGTTATTCAATAAACTTGGTAGTGCTCTTGAAGTTTTGCCTGACACCTTGTCCAACACCAGAATACATGTGTGGAGTTAAAATCAGCCATGATGCCAGTATATTAACCAGGCTCTACAAGTTAGGTTTCACACCTAAGGGTGGATGACTAGCCTctttccagacctctgaatctCTGCTAAAATGTCAGATTAGGGGCACTTCACTCTGACTTTTGTTACACGATCCTGAAACGAGTTTTTACCTGATGTGTGATGTCTGGTCTTATATTTCCCGGATTCCTTCCACTTTTGacaatcatgtttttgtgttggtCACAGTTTAACAGCTCAAAGGTTTTTCCGACCTGggaaatacaaaacacacaaacgacAAAAATCGGTTATAAATTAACTTACTGTATTCGTTACCTCAATTTAAAGGTATGGTTACTGATGTCACTTCCACTCATATCAGGTAGGGGCTGCATCATAACAAGACACAAACACGACCCTGACGCTTTACCTTCACTGTTTCTAACGATGCTCCCTCCAGAATAACAACTAGTCTCCTCTCGGACATGCGGTCGTGTAGGCTGCGGAGGTGTTTGGCTGGTTTTGGTTCATATTCGTCCAAATGTTCAAGACCACGCTTCTTCTCATTTGGAGTCGCCATGTTGCCTTCCTTCGGATGGACTGTCGCAGAAGGTGTGCGTCACGACAAAAGTGCGCGTTCACGAGTGGATGGCTTGTAACTGGTAAGTGCTCAGTTTGGCGCCCTTTAACGTAGCTAACTATATTGTGTGTATTGTAAAAAAATTAACAACATCTgattatttgttgttttatatttaaaaaatcgGCGTATCCTCAACGGCGTTTGTGTACGCGCGCGAATGCTCCCCCACCACTATGATTATTACGTCACTTGTGTGCGCCGGACGTTCATCTACAACGTGTTGCAGGAAAATTCACGTGTGGACATTTTCATCTTACGCTGTACAGCCAGAAGTTGGGTCAAAAAAGAGCAGATAAATCAGTGAGTATTTGAAGAATTGTTGAGCTCAATACTCAAAGACGAACTCAGTCGGTTCGTGTGAACTGAGGTCTTACACGTCACGCGGAGTTTGGTCAACTTATGTTCGGCGTGTAACTGGTCATTGAAGCTTATTCTGTCATTACTTTGTCACTGCAGACGTGCAAAAGCATTTGAGTGCTTTGTAATTTAACGTTTAGGGTAGCTGTGTCTCCAGTAATGTAATTCCGAATCCATATGAGCCACCAAAAAAACCCTAGTAGAATATACAAgtaaaaaatatgtaaacagGGTGAACTGAGCGTTCAGTGACTACAGCTACAATGCTCATGTTTCTGCCATTTCCTCAGTTTGACAGTCTTTGATTACCTGGAGAAATATTTTTCCTGTCCTGAGCTGAATTCTGCTTCCCCCAGAGGTTGCAGAGAGCATCTATAAGAATATTATTATAGGGAAGCTCTTATATCCTCACGGGACTCACTGGATTAAAGCGTAACCACTTTGATAAGAAAAGCCATTATAAGTCAGTCTGTATGCTTCTTAATAGGTGTCTAATTATAGCAATTGCAATCAAAGTCACATCTGATACATTTTTTCAGTTTATCTATAGATATACTTTACTTCTAGTATTTTTGTGCCTTTTAACAATGACTTTAAATGATATTGCTTGTGATTTAACGAACGATGCATATAGGATGCTCAAAGACTTTTAACCTGCAGTGCATTTACTTAATGCAACACCTGATCGTAGTTTTGTGGTTAGTGGTCAGGTAAACATTGTTTTGTGAAATAGTGATGGTGTTAAGAAATGTTGAGGAATTTACTGACGTTCAGTACAACATACCATAACTTACAATATGTGAATATCTGTAGGTGTATTTAACCTTCTGTGGTTCACCCAAACTTCTGCGAAAGGAAGCTCTGCAGTTGTCTGTGTCTAGTCCCATTACAGCACAGTGTAGTCTAAAGACAGCTCTAACCTAAGTTCACATATACTGACGTTGTTGTTTTGCACAGGCTTTGCAAAGACGAAGCATTACTTCCCTCTGCTTTTCAGGCTATTTGTGCAGCTCGGAGTCATGGGTCGGAAATTGGATCCCACCAACAAAGTGAAGAGAGGACCGGGGAAGAAAGCCAGAAAGCAGCAAGGAGCAGAGACTGAGTTGGCCAAGTTTATAAATGATGGTAATTGACACACATTTCCTCTGTACGGTAAAGTTTAACAGCAACCATTGCTGACTTCATCGTAGTGGCTTGTTGCTCACAgtgtttcttctctgtttgcAGAGGAAACAGGACCAAAACGGCTGTCAAGCAGGGGCAGGAAAAGGTAAAAACTGACTGATATCATTacacaaaatgacatgactCTGTATACAAGTGgctcattcacattcattttacaGAGCTGCAAAAAGAGTCCAGAATGCGAAGCCTAAAGATGCTGCTGAGAAACAGCCCAAGAGAGGTAACCACACCAGATGATTTCTGTGTACACATTATCTGTGTAAGTGCAGATAATCACTACCCAAAGAGCTTaaggatgcgtgtgtgtgtgcgcgcgtgtgtgtgtgtgtgtgtgtccttggcttacctgctgtcacagatgatacaaataaaacaaagatcTGTTGTTTAAAAACATATCCGAGGTGAAGTTTGTGGCTTTTGAAGGAAACAACAGATTCATTGTTTCTACTGGAACAGATTATGGTCGTGGTagttatctttttctttttctctgaagGATTCACTGATGACAACAGTAAATGGCTGAAACCAGCAAAGAGGAAGCGCAAAATTGATGAACCTCTAAGTGAGGATGACAGTGATGAGcactgggaggaagaggaagatgaggaggaagaggagcagccaccgcagcagcagaagaaaaaggaaggaaaagaccAAGGAAAGAAGGGTGCCAAAATAGGCATGAAagaagtgaaggaggaggaggaggaggaggacgaagatgATGACGACGAGGATGATGACGACaatgacgacgacgatgatgatgatgatgatgatgatgatgatgaaatggtTGATGACTATGGTACACTGGATGATGGCAGTGGtgatgaagcagctgaagaagaaagtGATGGAGAGGAAGTATGTGAAATAGTTCTGCTTTAACTTTTTACAAACTGCCACTTTGATGcgtttttctccattttaaaCCAGAAATTTGACTGAAATTGTGAAtttaatgtcaaaatgtgtttattgcCCAAACTGCAAATTTATAGATACAGTTCCTGATTTCTTTATAGAGACTCCCACTTCACTGTCGATGTGTTTAGATGGTGCTACTGGGTGTGGTGACAAAACCGGGGGGAGGGATCTTTCAGAGTTTAGGGGTGTTAATGTGTAAATATACAGTCAGTATAATTAATCATTACTTTAtgctttttttcacattcagcttCTTCCCATCGAGCGCGCAgccaagaaagagaaaaagctgaAGGAAACCATGGGTCTagagagtgatgatgatgacgatgatgaggaggaagatgaggaggaggaaaataaattgGATTCTGACATGGATGAGGAAGacacaatacaaacaaacatagaAGAGATTGATCAATTTAGGCTCCCAGGGGCAGAAGAGAGTGAGAAGGAAGGtgagtgattttgtttttttcctccattcttAAAGCAGCAGATCGCATCGTTTTGCCAGAATTGTAAAtactcatttgcattttttttaggaGTCCTTCCTCTCGACCTGAAGACGATCCATCAAAGAATTAAGGACAATATTGACGTCCTTTGTAATTTCTCAACAAAaagggaggaggggaaagagagagcagagtaCATCTCTCTTCTGAAGAAGGATCTCTGCACTTATTACAGCTACAACAACTTCCTCATTGAGAAACTAATCGacattttccctctttcagAGGTGAgtgatttcttttattttagtACCAGAAAAAGCACATTGTCGTCCCTGAGATTCTGATGTTCTTCTGTGTTTAGTTGAATTAcagaaattatgaaaaaaaaaatattaatcagtcctttttcttctattttttcgCTTACAGCTGGTTGATTTCCTTGAGGCCAATGAAATTCACCGACCCGTCACTATTCGGACCAACACGCTGAAAACGAGGAGGCGGGACCTTGCACAGGTAAGTGCTCGGAGTGGGAGAGCTGGATTAAATGGACAGTTAtaatattttaatttctttattcaAATATCAAAATTCACAGTATGCCTCATCATATTTCTTGTAAATCAATTCActtaaaagacagacagatgaataaTCTTTAGGGGGAAACTCTCACACGTGAGACTATTATCTGGGCTTTAGGAGCATTCTTTGGACATGTAGGCAGTGTCTTCAGTTGGGTTTTTACAACAGTTTGCGACACACAGCCTCTTTCTTGTTTACAATCAGCTCTGTGTTGCCTAGCCAGCAGTTTTCACGGCTGGGGTGaagacacatgcacatcagAAAAGCCTGCATTTCTATACAGAAGGAGAATCGTTACGAAAGACTCGGATATCAACAGCTTTTCAAGAAGGTGGTTAAACGAGTCATAGAGGGAGGCTGTGTTAGTTAACTGGATCATGcacagctgcatgtaaacaagaaTATTGgttgaatatttattttcattatccgTGTAAATAGCTTAGTAGGAAAACTGGAATAGTTTGCACATGTAAAAACTCAGTCATTGAAATATGAGTTCAATAAGTACAGTCAGCAGaacaaaaagtgtgttttttgtccttgtttaGGCCTTGATCAACAGAGGAGTGAACCTCGATCCGCTGGGGAAATGGTCTAAAGTTGGGTTGGTCATCTATGACTCCTCTGTTCCTGTAGGTAAGTTTCCATTTTTACTTTCAGCTGTTTATGCTTTGTTAGGGATCCTCATCGGAGAATATCTGAGGCAGGCTGTAGCTGCAGGAGCTTTCAAGATAAGAGATAAGATGAAGAGGACTTTATTcatcccacaccggggaaacTTAGTCCATGTCATTCTCTCTATATTTTAAATCAGGCGCGACCCCAGAGTATCTGTCAGGTCAGTACATGCTGCAAGGAGCCTCCAGTTTCCTTCCGGTCATGGCGCTCTGTCCTCAGGAAGGAGAGTTAGTGTTGGACATGAGCGCAGCTCCAGGAGGCAAGACCACCTATATTGGTAAGATATGCTGCAGTTATACTTTGTGTAGTTGACAGTAACCATATGGGGTGTTTCAGACTGTGCAGTGCAGACTAAGGGTTATTtgaattattgattaatctgcatGTAATTTTCCTGATTAATGGATTAGctttttttgttgaatttgtgaaaaatgtccattatAATTCGCCCAACATGATGTATTTAAATTCTTTATTTTATctattcagtttactgtcttACTATATGACAAAGAAGAGCATCAGATTATTGCATTTGAGAAACTGGATCCAGTGAATTTTTGCAATTTCTACTTGAAAAATGACCACAACAATTAAGTGAATAttaaaatagttgcagattaattttgtGTGGATCAATGTACTGATTTAACAATTGCTTGAGCTGTAATATAGGATCCATGCAAATCTATTTAACACTACATGTGAACACTCCACCTTTAGCTCAGCTGATGAGAAACACAGGAGTGATCGTGGCAAATGATGCCAACGCTGAAAGACTGAAGAGCGTGGTGGGAAACATCCACCGTCTGGGGGTCACCAACACTGTTGTCTGCAACTACGATGGACGGCAGTTCCCAAAGGTGACACTCATACATCTTTAGGGTCTCTCTGATCTGCATTTAGAGTTTGATTTCACGCACTGACTTGTTAAAAAATACTGCCCACAGGTAATGGGTGGCTTTGATAGAGTGCTGCTCGATGCTCCGTGCTCAGGCACAGGAGTCATCGCTAAAGATCCGGCTGTGAAAACCAGTAAGGTAAAACATGTTCACTGTGTTCTTATACATCCATATAAATATATGTAGTTAGTTTTAGATTAGTGCTtaatgtgttttcctttgtcctAACAGGACCAGGCAGACATCCATCGTTCTGCTCACTTGCAGAAAGAACTGATTCTATCTGCCATCGACTCTGTCAACGCCGAGTCTCCGACAGGAGGGTGTCTGATCTACTGCACATGTTCAATAATGGTATGTGTGCTGCGTTCACATCAAATTCCAGATTAGTTTTGTTTCACATCTTCTGCATTCATTCTTAGGGTTACATGTTATTGGCTGAAGGGTTTGGGTATTGATTTAAATGTATTCCACCAGGTGGAGGAGAACGAATGGGTGGTGGACTACGCCTTAAAGAAAAGGAACGTCAAATTAGTTCCCACTGGGCTTGACTTTGGCAAGGAAGGCTTCACCAGGTAAATTAAATGACCATATGTGTTTTTTCACTTAGTGGATGAGTTATTTAAAGGCTCTGATCTTCAACTCtgaatttatttttccattatttcaGGTTCAAAGAGCGTAGATTCCATCCTTCTCTGCGGCTGTCTCGCCGCTTTTACCCTCATTCCCACAATATGGATGGGTTTTTTGTGGCCAAGCTGAAGAAGTTCTCCAATGTAATTCCGACAACACCAGCAGGAAAAGGTAACACTTTCTCGTATGAGCACAAGCCGACTTTGATCACGATAGTTTCCCTGTTTAACGTGGACtcatcctctgtgtctgttatttgtttagaagaagaaaatgcagaCGCCCCCGAGGCCACAGTTGTTACAGACTCTCCTGAAGAGAAGCCATCCAAAAGTGGCAAGACGAAGCAGGCCGTCCCCGGCAAGGCAGACAGCTTGAAAGAGAAGGCCCAAGCCAATGGAACAGCAGCcaagaaaacagcagacatgaagcCAAAAGGCAAAAAGGACTCACCCGCTGGACCGAAGAAGGCAAAGATCGCCAAGATGGATGGAGGGACTGCGAAAGGGGCAAAGGCCAAGAagcctgcagtgaaaacagctgatgatACTCAAGCATCAAAGGCTGAGAAAAAGGACGGGAACAGGTTTGAGAAAAAACAGGGCGAAAAGAGAAAAACGCCAGTGAAGGCAAAGAAAAGAATGGGAAAGAATAAATTCAAGAAGTTGAAGCACATGTtggaaaaacaagacagagagtgaCGATATGTACGGGGCGATAAAGTGTCCTAGATTATGTCAGAACGCTGTAGAGTTCCTTATGGATCCAGATCACCGCCTGTCGGCTAACCAGTATTCTGACTGCTGTGCTCTGTCGTCGTTTCAGAGCAGAGATACTGAACGTGTCAGTCAGATATGATTGTAAATCATATGTACAAATGAACTGGACTGGTCAACGATGTTATCCCTCTAGTTTGGTcctcttttttatttgtattacaGAATATTCATTATGTTTGTCTGTTGATTTAATTGCAGGTTGTGGCAACTTCCTTAAATCTGTGAAACATATTAAATCTTTTAAGAGTTTTCTCATCACTTCTTGATTCATCATTCATCAGTGGGATCATTTGCTTATTTGATCGGTAAACGTTCAAGCCAGCTGTGAAAAACACTTACAGCTTTCACTCAACTGCCTctaatcacattttaaacatctataaatgtattttgaatgtatttttaaacaTCCAAATTGACATCTGTGATTGAAATTCTCCATCGAAGCCAGTGGTTCATCGTTATTACTCACAATGTAacagaaaatgtcttaaatCTGAATTTTGACCATTCAGGATGTAGAATCTTGAATTAAAGTTCTGACTGATCataaagatgctgcagatgtctTTAGTGTCAATCTTTAATATGTTACAGGGCCTTGCCATGTGCTAGTCAGTATTGATTACAATGATCAGTTTTACTTGAATAATACAAAACAGACTGGATGGGACTTTATGCTGGAAAGTGTTTCACCACTGTTGTCAGAGTGTGGAAGCAACCAATCAGATTGGTCCATTTCGGACCGGAAGCTgtgttgtttacattttctAAGATGGCGGCGGGGATGTATTTGGAGCATTACTTGGACAGTAAGCTGATTTTTATGCGTTACACATGCTGGAAAATGTTTCTACCTGCTTGGCTCGtttgtactttgtcttttattatGTAATATAGCTAAAGGCTAACACGCGTGCGGAACAGGCTGCTTCAACCGTTTCCTCACGGTCAGAGGGGTTTCGGCTCAGTCTATTTGCTGGGATGTCGTATCGAAGAAAGGATGCTGTTTTGAGATTGTACAGTACACATACCGTTCTAGTCGCACATTATAAGCTagtttaaataaaattaaagagCGAAGTCATTTGTCTTTGTGCCCGTGGCTGTTGACTGCAATACTCGTGCATGCTAGTTCACGCGGTATCGTTAACGGCAGCCGTAGCATCGCCCATCGTTACGCTTCATGTGGATCTCACTGAAAGTGGGATTAAATTGTTTGTTGTCTCCCCCTCCACCACGCCAGGCATAGAAAACTTGCCCTTCGAGCTGCAGAGAAACTTCAATTTGATGAGGGATCTAGATCAACGCACAGAGGGTGAGAACAATGAACTGCGTGATTGACTTGGATTTGAACCCTGAACTGTCGTCTGAGACCTGTTAAAGCACACTACACCACATTTTGTCTCATCTTTAAACAGATTGGTCCCAAAGGGATCCCAAGGCAAGTCTGCGGGGTCACAACGTCATTAAGGAATTAATTAAGCAGGAAaaacagttgttttgtttttttgttttgcccttTTCTTGTGAAATACTGGATACTTTAATTTCTTGAGGCCACTCAGAAACAATTCAAGACTGTATAATCATTTATTTGATTGAAGTACTCACAGCAAATGTCCACAGTAATGTCCTAACCTGAGTCACAAGTagacatcatttcatttttggctGTCATGAGCCAAAAGGTTTGGGATCCACTGATCTGCAGTAGTTCATCAGACTCAGTTTGAAAACATTTCTAAAGAACGGCCTTGTGGTAATAATTGACTTTTGTTAATTTAGTGTACCAAAATGTGAGTGATGTTTAAATTCACAAAATTTCTAGCCAGTATCTTCGCTATTTCCTGTATTTCAGgcataaataaaatgattgCCCCTGCATGTAAAGTAAAACAGACACCTAATATTTAAAGTACATTGTTGTTGGAattattttctgtatgtttaattgtaCACAATCAAGTTATAT
Encoded here:
- the nop2 gene encoding 28S rRNA (cytosine(4447)-C(5))-methyltransferase produces the protein MGRKLDPTNKVKRGPGKKARKQQGAETELAKFINDEETGPKRLSSRGRKRAAKRVQNAKPKDAAEKQPKRGFTDDNSKWLKPAKRKRKIDEPLSEDDSDEHWEEEEDEEEEEQPPQQQKKKEGKDQGKKGAKIGMKEVKEEEEEEDEDDDDEDDDDNDDDDDDDDDDDDDEMVDDYGTLDDGSGDEAAEEESDGEELLPIERAAKKEKKLKETMGLESDDDDDDEEEDEEEENKLDSDMDEEDTIQTNIEEIDQFRLPGAEESEKEGVLPLDLKTIHQRIKDNIDVLCNFSTKREEGKERAEYISLLKKDLCTYYSYNNFLIEKLIDIFPLSELVDFLEANEIHRPVTIRTNTLKTRRRDLAQALINRGVNLDPLGKWSKVGLVIYDSSVPVGATPEYLSGQYMLQGASSFLPVMALCPQEGELVLDMSAAPGGKTTYIAQLMRNTGVIVANDANAERLKSVVGNIHRLGVTNTVVCNYDGRQFPKVMGGFDRVLLDAPCSGTGVIAKDPAVKTSKDQADIHRSAHLQKELILSAIDSVNAESPTGGCLIYCTCSIMVEENEWVVDYALKKRNVKLVPTGLDFGKEGFTRFKERRFHPSLRLSRRFYPHSHNMDGFFVAKLKKFSNVIPTTPAGKEEENADAPEATVVTDSPEEKPSKSGKTKQAVPGKADSLKEKAQANGTAAKKTADMKPKGKKDSPAGPKKAKIAKMDGGTAKGAKAKKPAVKTADDTQASKAEKKDGNRFEKKQGEKRKTPVKAKKRMGKNKFKKLKHMLEKQDRE
- the emg1 gene encoding ribosomal RNA small subunit methyltransferase NEP1; this translates as MATPNEKKRGLEHLDEYEPKPAKHLRSLHDRMSERRLVVILEGASLETVKVGKTFELLNCDQHKNMIVKSGRNPGNIRPDITHQCLLMLMDSPLNRAGLLQVYIHTEKNALIEINPQTRIPRTFTRFCGLMVQLLHKLSVRAADGPQKLLRMIKNPVSDHLPPGCPRISTSFSAGEAVCPRSLVPEGPAAVVIGAFAHGAVNVDYTEKTVSISNYPLSAALTSAKICSAFEEVWGVL